The following are from one region of the Actinoplanes sp. L3-i22 genome:
- a CDS encoding FAD-dependent monooxygenase, producing the protein MTSLKILICGAGIAGQAAAFWLAGGGHRVTVAERFPALRATGAQIDLRGQGVQAIERMGLLDAVRSRLVHEPGVAFVDGHGRRWGTVLANTSGQGKQTLTSEYEIMRGDLVRILHDATKDRAEFAFGRGVESFAQHEGHVTARFSDGVEEDFDLLIGADGQGSRVRRAMLPAGEPEPYRPVGIHMAYWFVPRIGSDSDMRETYNAPGGRMIMRRSHNATETQVYFALWERSAEASAIHRQPVERQKRFWAERFRDAGWQTGRFVAGMEPAEFFYSQEVLQVRMDTWSSGRVAVVGDAAYCPSPYSGMGTSGGLAGAYVLAGEINKSPGDLPAALAAYEETLRPFVDRIQAEVNPRILRFGFPRSRLGIGALRAMGAAGSFLHLPELAARFAKEDRGGAWPLPAYPPAGVPAT; encoded by the coding sequence ATGACCAGTCTCAAGATCCTCATCTGTGGTGCCGGCATCGCCGGTCAGGCCGCGGCGTTCTGGCTGGCCGGGGGCGGGCACCGGGTCACGGTGGCGGAGCGCTTCCCGGCGCTGCGGGCCACCGGCGCGCAGATCGACCTGCGCGGCCAGGGCGTCCAGGCGATCGAGCGGATGGGCCTGCTCGACGCGGTCCGGAGCCGACTCGTGCACGAGCCCGGCGTCGCGTTCGTCGACGGGCACGGCCGGCGCTGGGGCACGGTCCTGGCCAACACCTCGGGCCAGGGAAAACAAACCCTGACTTCGGAGTACGAGATCATGCGCGGCGACCTCGTGCGGATCCTGCACGACGCCACGAAGGATCGCGCCGAGTTCGCCTTCGGCCGTGGTGTGGAGAGCTTCGCGCAGCACGAGGGGCACGTCACGGCGCGGTTCTCGGACGGCGTCGAGGAGGACTTCGACCTGCTGATCGGGGCGGACGGGCAGGGGTCGCGGGTGCGCCGGGCCATGCTGCCGGCCGGTGAGCCGGAGCCGTACCGGCCGGTCGGCATCCACATGGCGTACTGGTTCGTGCCGCGGATCGGGTCGGACAGCGACATGCGCGAGACGTACAACGCGCCCGGTGGCCGGATGATCATGCGGCGTAGCCACAACGCCACCGAGACGCAGGTCTACTTCGCGCTGTGGGAGCGGTCCGCCGAGGCGTCCGCGATCCACCGGCAGCCGGTCGAGCGGCAGAAGCGGTTCTGGGCCGAGCGGTTCCGGGACGCCGGCTGGCAGACCGGACGATTCGTGGCCGGTATGGAGCCGGCCGAGTTCTTCTACTCGCAGGAGGTGCTGCAGGTGCGGATGGACACCTGGTCCAGCGGCCGGGTGGCCGTCGTCGGGGACGCCGCCTACTGCCCGTCGCCGTACAGCGGGATGGGCACCTCGGGCGGCCTGGCCGGTGCGTACGTGCTGGCCGGCGAGATCAACAAGAGTCCCGGGGACCTGCCCGCCGCCCTGGCCGCCTACGAAGAGACCCTGCGCCCGTTCGTGGACCGGATCCAGGCCGAGGTCAACCCACGCATCCTGCGCTTCGGTTTCCCGCGGAGCCGGCTCGGGATCGGCGCGCTGCGGGCAATGGGCGCGGCCGGCTCGTTCCTGCACCTGCCGGAGCTCGCCGCCCGCTTCGCCAAGGAGGACCGCGGCGGCGCCTGGCCCCTCCCGGCCTACCCACCAGCCGGCGTCCCGGCCACCTGA
- a CDS encoding TetR/AcrR family transcriptional regulator C-terminal domain-containing protein, with the protein MAKLNRETVITEALDLLDEVGLDAVSTRRLAQRLGVEQPSLYWHFKNKDVLLTAMAEAAMAPHATAPLPGPADDWRAWFTENSRGFRRTLLLRRDGARLHAGTRPRGEDLDRALAKFAFLVAAGLPEADARTAMLTAGHFTVGSVLEEQAADDDAGFAEAFEAGLALIVDGLAARLR; encoded by the coding sequence GTGGCGAAACTGAACCGGGAGACCGTGATCACCGAGGCGCTCGACCTGCTCGACGAGGTCGGCCTGGACGCGGTGAGCACGCGGCGGCTGGCGCAGCGGCTCGGCGTAGAGCAGCCCTCGCTCTACTGGCACTTCAAGAACAAGGACGTGCTGCTCACCGCGATGGCCGAGGCGGCGATGGCGCCGCACGCGACGGCTCCCCTGCCGGGCCCCGCCGACGACTGGCGCGCCTGGTTCACCGAGAACTCGCGCGGTTTCCGCCGGACGCTGCTGCTCCGGCGGGACGGCGCCCGCCTGCACGCCGGGACCAGGCCGCGCGGCGAGGACCTCGACCGGGCGCTGGCCAAGTTCGCGTTCCTGGTCGCGGCCGGGCTGCCCGAGGCCGACGCGCGGACCGCGATGCTGACCGCCGGCCACTTCACCGTCGGCAGCGTGCTGGAGGAGCAGGCCGCCGACGACGACGCGGGCTTCGCGGAGGCGTTCGAGGCCGGGCTCGCGCTGATCGTCGACGGGCTGGCCGCGCGGCTCCGCTGA
- a CDS encoding cyclopropane-fatty-acyl-phospholipid synthase family protein: MPTKNTHETTADRLKSLLETLLQTPLPVRLQAWDGTRSGPAGAPLVIVRHRRALRRLMWQPDQLGLARAYVAGEIDVEGDLYDALARLAPLLWNSPGAPDVPLRAIAGEALRLGIIGSRPKPPPEEMVVTGSRHSRGRDRRAISHHYDVGNDFYRIVLGESMVYSCAYWTSDDPGYGLADAQRDKLDLICRKLGLQPGMRLLDVGCGWGALAMHAAREYGVHVLGITLSTEQADFARKQVAAAGLGHQVEIRVQDYRDLDDGPFDAISSVGMAEHVGTGPYREYAGILYRQLKPGGRLLNHQISALHPAPAGAPRQRSFIDAYVFPDGELAPAGTTVTLLEDAGFEVRDVHALREHYGRTLRAWVVNLESDWAAAVDLAGPGRARVWRLYMAASALAFEQARIGVNQVLAVKAHRDGTSDLPPTRGGLLG; the protein is encoded by the coding sequence ATGCCGACCAAGAACACCCACGAGACCACCGCCGACAGGCTCAAGAGCCTGCTCGAGACGTTGCTGCAGACCCCCTTGCCGGTACGGCTCCAAGCCTGGGACGGCACCCGATCCGGCCCCGCCGGCGCCCCGCTGGTGATCGTCCGCCACCGCCGCGCGCTGCGCCGGCTGATGTGGCAGCCCGACCAGCTCGGCCTGGCCCGGGCGTACGTGGCCGGCGAGATCGACGTCGAGGGCGACCTCTACGACGCGCTCGCCCGCCTCGCCCCGCTGCTCTGGAACTCCCCCGGCGCCCCGGACGTGCCGCTGCGCGCGATCGCCGGCGAGGCCCTGCGGCTGGGGATCATCGGCAGCCGGCCGAAGCCGCCGCCGGAGGAGATGGTCGTCACCGGCAGCCGGCACAGCCGGGGCCGCGACCGCCGGGCGATCAGCCACCACTACGACGTCGGCAACGACTTCTACCGGATCGTGCTCGGCGAGAGCATGGTCTACTCGTGCGCCTACTGGACGTCGGACGACCCCGGCTACGGGCTGGCCGACGCGCAGCGCGACAAGCTCGACCTGATCTGCCGCAAGCTCGGGCTGCAGCCCGGCATGCGGCTGCTCGACGTCGGCTGCGGCTGGGGCGCGCTGGCGATGCACGCGGCCCGGGAGTACGGCGTGCACGTGCTCGGCATCACGCTCTCCACCGAGCAGGCCGACTTCGCCCGCAAGCAGGTCGCCGCGGCCGGGCTCGGCCACCAGGTGGAGATCCGGGTCCAGGACTACCGCGACCTGGACGACGGGCCGTTCGACGCGATCTCCAGTGTGGGCATGGCCGAGCACGTCGGCACCGGGCCCTACCGGGAGTACGCGGGGATCCTGTACCGCCAGCTCAAGCCGGGCGGGCGGCTGCTCAACCACCAGATCTCCGCGCTGCACCCGGCGCCGGCGGGCGCGCCCCGGCAGCGCAGCTTCATCGACGCGTACGTGTTCCCGGACGGCGAGCTGGCCCCGGCCGGCACCACCGTGACGTTGCTGGAGGACGCCGGGTTCGAGGTCCGCGACGTGCACGCGTTGCGCGAGCACTACGGCCGTACCCTGCGGGCCTGGGTGGTGAATCTGGAGTCGGACTGGGCCGCCGCGGTGGATCTGGCCGGTCCCGGCCGGGCCCGGGTGTGGCGGCTCTACATGGCGGCCTCGGCGCTCGCCTTCGAGCAGGCCCGGATCGGCGTCAACCAGGTGCTCGCGGTGAAGGCCCACCGGGACGGGACCAGCGACCTGCCGCCCACCCGCGGCGGCCTGCTCGGCTGA
- a CDS encoding MEDS domain-containing protein, with product MRRSAVIDTARGLSLHDHVGWVFEQPADFRANAGQFLADGLAARERILYVGGAGTATPLGLDGLAAAIAGGQAEVTSIGQMYSAGEPIEPERQVDRFFEAADQALADGWTGLRIAADVTSLVRTDRQRAAWIRYEHLADAFIARRPVAGLCGFDRTVLDRTALAEATCPHAALTPGGSEFRLYATGGPAAELALAGEIDPDNRRVLAAVLRHARPAPRDGRLTVDATALAFVDHRGLALLAAYANRLGVTAVLRARAESVPKMIADLVPMGGLEVQVVSA from the coding sequence ATGCGGCGGTCGGCGGTCATCGACACAGCCCGTGGTCTGAGCCTGCACGACCACGTCGGCTGGGTCTTCGAGCAGCCCGCCGACTTCCGGGCCAACGCCGGCCAGTTCCTCGCCGACGGCCTGGCCGCGCGCGAGCGGATCCTCTACGTCGGCGGCGCCGGGACAGCCACGCCGCTCGGCCTCGACGGGCTGGCCGCCGCGATCGCCGGCGGCCAGGCCGAGGTCACCTCGATCGGGCAGATGTACAGCGCCGGCGAGCCGATCGAGCCCGAGCGGCAGGTCGACCGGTTCTTCGAGGCCGCCGACCAGGCCCTGGCCGACGGGTGGACCGGGCTGCGGATCGCGGCCGACGTCACCTCGCTGGTCCGGACCGACCGGCAGCGCGCCGCCTGGATCCGGTACGAGCATCTGGCCGACGCGTTCATCGCCCGGCGGCCGGTCGCCGGGCTGTGCGGCTTCGACCGCACGGTGCTGGACCGCACCGCCCTGGCCGAGGCGACCTGCCCGCACGCGGCGCTGACCCCGGGCGGCAGCGAGTTCCGGCTCTACGCCACCGGCGGCCCGGCCGCCGAGCTGGCGCTGGCCGGCGAGATCGACCCGGACAACCGCCGGGTCCTGGCCGCCGTGCTGCGGCACGCCCGGCCGGCCCCGCGGGACGGCCGGCTCACCGTCGACGCCACCGCGCTGGCCTTCGTCGACCATCGCGGCCTGGCCCTGCTCGCGGCGTACGCGAACCGGCTGGGCGTGACCGCGGTGCTCCGGGCGCGGGCCGAGAGCGTCCCGAAGATGATCGCCGATCTGGTGCCGATGGGCGGGCTGGAAGTGCAGGTGGTGTCCGCATGA
- a CDS encoding anti-sigma factor RsbA family regulatory protein, protein MRSGAAAGHSGYFHETAFYGSDEQFLAVIVPFFTDGLAAGEPVISTFAARNQELVRRAFGAGSGIEFLDGGEQYARPATAIRHYRKLFGEYTARGVHQIRVAGDVPHPGTGARWDWWARYEAAINHAYDDFPVWSICPYDTRTAPADVLAEVRRTHPHVADAHRHAANPAFVDPVDFLRARSDTWRDPIEQGPPWLELVDPTPVRVRAAVTAAAAGSALTRDDLNGLLVAVSEAVANGLLHGKPPVTVRAWAAPRRVVVTVTDAGEGPREPYAGLLPADRPAGSGGLGLWISHQMCGFVGLHRGPEGFTIRLVAGELD, encoded by the coding sequence ATGAGGTCCGGGGCCGCGGCCGGCCACTCCGGTTACTTCCACGAGACCGCCTTCTACGGCTCCGACGAGCAGTTCCTCGCCGTGATCGTGCCGTTCTTCACCGACGGGCTGGCCGCCGGCGAGCCGGTGATCTCGACGTTCGCCGCCCGGAACCAGGAGCTGGTCCGCCGGGCGTTCGGCGCCGGCAGCGGGATCGAGTTCCTCGACGGCGGCGAGCAGTACGCGCGGCCCGCCACCGCGATCCGCCACTACCGCAAGCTCTTCGGGGAGTACACGGCCCGGGGCGTGCACCAGATCCGGGTCGCCGGCGACGTCCCGCACCCGGGCACCGGCGCGCGGTGGGACTGGTGGGCGAGGTACGAGGCGGCCATCAACCACGCGTACGACGACTTCCCGGTGTGGAGCATCTGCCCGTACGACACCCGTACCGCCCCGGCGGACGTGCTCGCCGAGGTCCGCCGCACCCATCCGCACGTGGCCGACGCCCACCGGCACGCGGCCAATCCGGCCTTCGTGGACCCGGTCGACTTCCTGCGCGCCCGGTCGGACACCTGGCGTGACCCGATCGAGCAGGGCCCGCCCTGGCTGGAGCTGGTCGACCCGACCCCGGTGCGGGTGCGCGCCGCCGTCACCGCGGCCGCCGCCGGCAGCGCGCTGACCCGCGACGACCTCAACGGCCTGCTGGTGGCGGTGAGCGAGGCGGTGGCCAACGGGCTGCTGCACGGCAAGCCGCCGGTGACCGTCCGGGCGTGGGCGGCGCCCCGGCGCGTCGTGGTCACCGTGACCGACGCCGGGGAGGGCCCCCGGGAGCCGTACGCCGGGCTGCTCCCCGCGGACCGGCCGGCCGGCAGCGGTGGGCTCGGGCTGTGGATCAGCCACCAGATGTGCGGCTTCGTCGGCCTGCACCGGGGCCCGGAGGGCTTCACCATCCGCCTGGTCGCCGGCGAGCTCGACTGA
- a CDS encoding cellulose binding domain-containing protein, which yields MNDTGPRQRRSLSVVILDGLLRLSTVLSGPAPTPKVREPRTRGGAGRYVLIAAAVVALAGTALVAILLVRGSGDPAASPDEADALPAAPSPPAAAAPSAVASVRAATSVGAAVTATRPSSRPPVASGSAGASGTAVVPLTASYRISSATIGLLGYRMTVTVANPGATAKDGWALTVTLPRPTLMVTNVAGATATQSGSTWTFAPDADTAGVPADGSVEISFGVTGATLIDAAPQDCRVDGTPCTS from the coding sequence ATGAACGACACCGGACCACGGCAGCGGCGGTCGCTGTCCGTGGTGATCCTCGACGGGTTGCTGCGGCTCTCCACCGTCCTGTCCGGACCCGCGCCGACCCCGAAGGTCCGCGAGCCCCGTACCCGCGGCGGCGCCGGGCGCTACGTCCTGATCGCCGCCGCGGTCGTCGCGCTGGCCGGCACCGCCCTGGTGGCGATCCTGCTGGTCCGGGGCTCGGGCGACCCGGCCGCGTCGCCCGACGAGGCCGACGCGCTGCCGGCCGCGCCGTCCCCGCCGGCCGCCGCCGCGCCGTCGGCCGTCGCGTCCGTGCGGGCCGCGACGAGCGTCGGGGCGGCGGTCACCGCGACCCGGCCGTCGTCCCGCCCGCCGGTGGCGTCCGGCTCGGCGGGTGCGAGCGGGACCGCGGTGGTGCCGCTGACCGCGTCCTACCGGATCTCGTCGGCGACGATCGGGCTGCTCGGCTACAGGATGACCGTCACCGTGGCGAACCCCGGCGCGACGGCCAAGGACGGCTGGGCGCTCACGGTGACCCTGCCCCGGCCGACGCTGATGGTCACCAACGTGGCCGGCGCTACCGCGACCCAGAGCGGCTCGACCTGGACCTTCGCGCCGGACGCGGACACCGCCGGGGTCCCGGCGGACGGCTCGGTGGAGATCTCGTTCGGGGTGACCGGGGCGACGCTGATCGACGCGGCCCCGCAGGACTGCCGGGTCGACGGGACTCCCTGCACGAGCTGA
- a CDS encoding DUF742 domain-containing protein: MSPTEEAWYDDDAGPLVRLYARVGGRAPAVHDGLDMSAIVHRMADVPEPDGLTPDQRSALRLAREPVALSEIAAHLGLPLGATRLLLADLHEAGLIEARRRDASPDVLDRLLSGLNSL; the protein is encoded by the coding sequence ATGAGCCCGACCGAAGAGGCGTGGTACGACGACGACGCCGGCCCGCTGGTCCGCCTCTACGCCCGGGTCGGCGGACGCGCCCCGGCGGTGCACGACGGCCTCGACATGAGCGCCATCGTGCACCGGATGGCGGACGTCCCCGAGCCGGACGGCCTGACCCCCGACCAGCGGTCGGCGCTGCGGCTGGCCCGGGAGCCGGTCGCGCTCTCCGAGATCGCCGCGCACCTGGGCCTGCCGCTCGGGGCGACCCGGCTGCTGCTCGCCGACCTGCACGAGGCCGGCCTGATCGAGGCCCGGCGCCGGGACGCGTCCCCGGACGTGCTGGACCGCCTGCTCAGCGGCCTGAACTCACTCTGA
- a CDS encoding nitrate- and nitrite sensing domain-containing protein, whose translation MSSRTKVITGLTLLVVLWVAAAGPALADAVRLMSARVAATDLGGPAGTLVLSLETERRQSVTDGSPAELAAQRVHTDHARQELSAARDGWTRDLAGSDAVRQTDLLLARTGKLADVRAQVDARALTPVRVADAYTALIDPVGLTTPTVYPDQLGDRAPGLSALSRARELLAEQDALLAATSGTAKRTDADRARLSTLAGARRTLLAAVGGGLPASVDADLATAEAALLAGKNDGTVWSTAYNRANTELWALQNSGAQAATDATAGTAVAAVVRAGLIGGVGLIAVIAVLLTALRSRRRTTGATRSPARAAAGPDRAAGLDPLLRDLERRNQGLLHRQLRLLDTLARRESDDDTLGDLFRADHLANRMRRNLEKAITLAGGTPGRRWSRPMPLGEVVRAAAAEISEYGRVSTSRIDPVALAGPAITDLMHLLAELVENAATFAPAETRVRVLGERHGIGYRITVTDVGPGMTEDDLATAARVLADPEPPAGGTWWGLYAAGRFAARSGIAITLHNGPDGGLIAGVDLPAALISPVDSDNDTTLHDLEPVIN comes from the coding sequence TTGAGCTCCCGTACGAAGGTGATCACCGGCCTGACGTTGCTGGTCGTGCTCTGGGTGGCGGCCGCCGGGCCGGCGCTGGCCGACGCGGTCCGGCTGATGTCGGCCCGGGTCGCGGCGACCGATCTCGGCGGTCCGGCCGGCACGCTGGTGCTGTCCCTGGAGACCGAGCGCCGGCAGTCGGTGACCGACGGCTCGCCCGCCGAGCTGGCCGCCCAGCGCGTGCACACCGACCACGCCCGGCAGGAGCTGAGTGCCGCGCGGGACGGCTGGACCCGCGACCTGGCCGGCTCCGACGCGGTCCGGCAGACCGACCTTCTGCTGGCCAGGACCGGAAAACTTGCCGACGTACGGGCGCAGGTCGACGCCCGCGCCCTGACGCCGGTGCGGGTCGCGGACGCGTACACCGCGCTGATCGACCCGGTCGGCCTGACGACCCCGACCGTGTACCCGGACCAGCTCGGCGACCGGGCGCCCGGCCTGTCCGCGCTGAGCCGGGCCCGGGAGCTGCTGGCCGAACAGGACGCGCTGCTGGCCGCCACGTCCGGGACGGCCAAGCGCACCGACGCCGACCGGGCCCGGCTGTCCACCCTGGCCGGCGCCCGCCGGACGCTGCTCGCCGCGGTCGGCGGTGGACTGCCCGCCTCGGTCGACGCCGACCTGGCCACCGCGGAGGCCGCGCTGCTGGCCGGGAAGAACGACGGGACGGTCTGGTCGACCGCGTACAACCGGGCCAACACCGAGCTGTGGGCGCTGCAGAACTCCGGCGCCCAGGCCGCGACCGACGCCACCGCCGGGACCGCGGTCGCCGCCGTCGTCCGGGCCGGCCTGATCGGTGGGGTCGGGCTGATCGCGGTGATCGCCGTGCTGCTGACCGCCCTGCGGTCCCGCCGCCGTACCACCGGCGCCACCCGCTCGCCGGCGCGGGCCGCCGCCGGGCCGGACCGGGCCGCCGGACTCGACCCGCTGCTGCGTGACCTGGAACGGCGCAACCAGGGCCTGCTGCACCGGCAGCTGCGCCTGCTCGACACGCTGGCCCGCCGGGAGTCCGACGACGACACGCTCGGCGACCTGTTCCGCGCCGACCACCTGGCCAACCGGATGCGCCGCAACCTGGAGAAGGCGATCACGCTGGCCGGCGGCACCCCCGGCCGGCGCTGGTCCCGGCCGATGCCGCTGGGCGAGGTGGTCCGGGCGGCGGCGGCCGAGATCAGCGAGTACGGCCGGGTCTCCACCTCCCGGATCGACCCGGTCGCCCTGGCCGGACCCGCGATCACCGACCTGATGCACCTGCTCGCCGAGCTGGTCGAGAACGCCGCGACGTTCGCGCCCGCCGAGACCCGGGTGCGGGTGCTCGGCGAGCGGCACGGGATCGGGTACCGGATCACGGTCACCGACGTCGGGCCCGGCATGACCGAGGACGACCTGGCCACCGCGGCCCGGGTGCTGGCCGACCCGGAACCACCGGCCGGCGGCACCTGGTGGGGCCTGTACGCGGCCGGCCGGTTCGCCGCCCGCAGCGGCATCGCGATCACCCTGCACAACGGACCCGACGGCGGCCTGATCGCCGGCGTGGACCTGCCGGCCGCGCTGATCAGCCCGGTCGACAGCGACAACGACACCACCCTCCACGACCTGGAACCGGTGATCAACTGA
- a CDS encoding LuxR C-terminal-related transcriptional regulator: MTAPVTTAGLLAEVTADPLAPVQAAIGAPGGHGKTTLLHELAAVWRQAGVTVVTPWQAAEAVGEQVLLADDAHRLDGPRLDALIAHAQRPGARIVVAYRPWPQPRGLPALIDLLRRARPPVRLPALTAAQVRDRLARVVADPAPELVALVTEQTGGVPRYVARVADALTPADAAAVRIPLGALAGFAADLDDLDPDVRTVLLAAEAGAGLSFDLVAALLDAATAPDAGTVARLVDAGRATGLLAADGSLVPLARRAIAALGPIGLRIDVRQRLAALQLARGGPVLPLVRPLLRDGALVAGSAGGGLGPGLGLGFGPGEVYAAGGGFGKVYAAAGEEALGGDPRLAAELFAAAAGAGQGTAARRALATALAGDLDEASRLADQALAADAPEQRAEAAYVAAAVLTQRGQTAQAAALYRWSPSAVAAGFGSIARIATGHLDDPETPAGSGTAPPTLLHSAVALMARGVAESVTGTPAAALSALVQAATTIEPAGPAVLLPDTPAALGATIALHCAELDTADALLARAVHSGAGGALLADRHRLLQAWVLMQRGGRPPVPDGRPGRDRLLAGALRAGLSRRASDLVGLRSSWPDACHALIGQPVDLFTLLPLGELAVTAARLGEHHRVAGHLAEADRLLAALGDPPLWSAPLHWSRLHAAILAEDHDAAARHTGSLTGLREFSPYTAAVASAATQWTAVLAGRADPDAVIAAAHELSALGLIGDGARLVGQAAIRTTDRKAMTLLLDCARTLQERVAGPAAQPVAARDPQLLSDREREVAALVLDGLTYKQIAERLYLSAKTVEHHLARIRQRLDVTGRPELLIRLRTLLGTKDEN; the protein is encoded by the coding sequence ATGACCGCGCCCGTGACCACCGCCGGCCTGCTCGCCGAGGTGACCGCCGACCCGCTCGCCCCGGTGCAGGCGGCGATCGGCGCACCCGGCGGCCACGGCAAGACCACCCTGCTGCACGAGTTGGCCGCGGTCTGGCGACAGGCGGGTGTCACGGTGGTGACCCCGTGGCAGGCCGCCGAAGCCGTGGGGGAGCAGGTCCTGCTCGCCGACGACGCGCATCGGCTCGACGGGCCGCGGCTGGACGCGCTGATCGCCCACGCCCAGCGGCCCGGCGCCCGCATCGTCGTCGCCTACCGCCCGTGGCCGCAGCCCCGCGGCCTGCCCGCCCTGATCGACCTGCTGCGCCGGGCCCGCCCACCGGTCCGGCTGCCGGCGCTGACCGCCGCCCAGGTCCGCGACCGGCTCGCGCGGGTGGTCGCCGATCCCGCGCCCGAGCTGGTCGCGCTGGTCACCGAGCAGACCGGGGGAGTGCCCCGCTACGTCGCCCGGGTCGCGGACGCGCTCACCCCGGCCGACGCCGCGGCGGTCCGGATCCCGCTGGGCGCGCTCGCCGGCTTCGCCGCCGATCTGGACGACCTCGATCCCGACGTACGGACGGTGCTGCTGGCCGCCGAGGCCGGCGCGGGCCTGTCGTTCGACCTGGTCGCCGCCCTGCTCGACGCGGCGACCGCCCCGGACGCCGGCACGGTCGCCCGGCTGGTGGACGCCGGTCGCGCCACCGGCCTGCTGGCCGCCGACGGCTCGCTCGTCCCGCTGGCCCGCCGGGCGATCGCCGCCCTGGGCCCGATCGGTCTGCGGATCGACGTCCGGCAGCGCCTGGCCGCCCTGCAACTGGCCCGCGGCGGCCCGGTCCTGCCCCTGGTCCGCCCGCTGCTCCGGGACGGCGCCCTGGTCGCGGGCTCGGCCGGTGGCGGCCTCGGTCCCGGTCTCGGCCTCGGTTTCGGTCCCGGCGAGGTCTACGCGGCCGGCGGCGGTTTCGGCAAGGTGTACGCGGCCGCCGGCGAGGAGGCCCTCGGCGGTGACCCCCGGCTGGCCGCCGAGCTGTTCGCGGCGGCGGCCGGCGCCGGCCAGGGCACGGCCGCCCGCCGTGCCCTGGCCACCGCGCTCGCCGGTGACCTCGACGAGGCGTCCCGGCTGGCCGATCAGGCCCTCGCGGCGGACGCGCCGGAGCAGCGGGCCGAGGCCGCGTACGTCGCCGCCGCCGTCCTCACCCAGCGCGGCCAGACCGCCCAGGCCGCCGCCCTCTACCGCTGGTCGCCGTCGGCGGTGGCGGCCGGCTTCGGGTCGATCGCCCGGATCGCCACCGGACACCTGGACGACCCGGAGACACCGGCCGGGTCCGGCACCGCGCCGCCGACCCTGCTGCACTCGGCGGTGGCCCTGATGGCCCGCGGCGTGGCCGAGTCGGTCACCGGCACCCCGGCCGCCGCGCTGTCCGCGCTGGTCCAGGCGGCCACCACGATCGAGCCGGCCGGCCCGGCCGTGCTGCTCCCGGACACCCCCGCCGCGCTCGGCGCGACGATCGCCCTGCACTGCGCCGAACTCGACACCGCCGACGCGCTGCTGGCCCGCGCGGTGCACTCCGGCGCCGGCGGCGCGCTGCTCGCCGACCGGCACCGCCTGCTGCAGGCCTGGGTGCTGATGCAGCGCGGCGGGCGGCCCCCGGTCCCGGACGGGCGTCCCGGCCGCGACCGGCTCCTCGCCGGTGCGCTGCGGGCCGGGCTCAGCCGCCGGGCCAGCGACCTGGTCGGCCTGCGCAGCTCCTGGCCGGACGCCTGTCACGCGCTGATCGGCCAGCCGGTCGACCTGTTCACCCTGCTCCCGCTCGGCGAGCTGGCGGTCACCGCGGCCCGCCTCGGCGAGCACCACCGGGTCGCCGGGCACCTGGCCGAGGCCGACCGGCTGCTGGCCGCGCTCGGCGACCCGCCGCTGTGGAGCGCGCCGCTGCACTGGAGCCGGCTGCACGCCGCGATCCTCGCCGAGGACCACGACGCCGCCGCGCGGCACACCGGGTCGCTGACCGGGCTGCGGGAGTTCAGCCCGTACACCGCGGCGGTGGCGTCCGCGGCCACCCAGTGGACCGCGGTGCTGGCCGGGCGGGCCGACCCGGACGCGGTGATCGCGGCGGCGCACGAGCTCAGCGCGCTCGGCCTGATCGGCGACGGCGCCCGGCTGGTCGGGCAGGCGGCGATCCGGACCACCGACCGCAAGGCCATGACGCTGCTCCTGGACTGCGCCCGCACACTGCAGGAACGCGTCGCCGGGCCGGCCGCGCAGCCGGTCGCCGCGCGCGACCCGCAGCTGCTCAGCGACCGGGAACGCGAGGTCGCCGCGCTGGTCCTGGACGGCCTCACCTACAAGCAGATCGCCGAACGCCTCTACCTCTCGGCGAAGACCGTCGAACACCACCTCGCCCGGATCCGGCAGCGTCTCGACGTCACCGGCCGTCCGGAACTGCTGATCCGCCTCCGCACGCTGCTGGGCACGAAGGATGAGAATTGA